A section of the Rattus norvegicus strain BN/NHsdMcwi chromosome 15, GRCr8, whole genome shotgun sequence genome encodes:
- the Ccdc122 gene encoding coiled-coil domain-containing protein 122 isoform X1 produces the protein MFDHDDRELQERHKESLREMEENVNKQVEAYRERSQKSLKEFQENTTKQVKELKMEIETIKKAQRETTLDIENQRKRQGTVDTSITNRIQEIEERISGAEDSIEIIDTTVKDNVKWKKLLVQNIQEIKNSMRRSNLRIIGIEESDDSQLKGPVNIFTKIIEENFLNLKKQMPINIQEAYRTRNRLDQKRNSSRHIIVKTPNAQNEERILKAVREKGQVTYKGRPIRIIPDFSPETVKARRSWTDVIQTLREYKCQPRLLYPAKLSINIDGETKIFHDKTNLHNIFLHPALQMIINGKAQYKEASFTLEKARN, from the coding sequence atgtttgatcatgatgatagagaacttcaagaaagacataaagaatcccttagagaaatggaggaaaacgtaaataaacaagtagaagcgtaTAGAGAGagatcacaaaaatccctgaaagaattccaggaaaacacaaccaaacaggtgaaggaattaaaaatggaaatagaaacaataaagaaagcacaaagggagacaaccctggatatagaaaaccaaaggaagagacaaggaaccgtagatacaagcatcaccaacagaatacaagagatagaggagagaatctcaggagcagaagattccatagaaatcattgacacaactgtcaaagataatgtaaaatggaaaaagctactggtccaaaacatacaggaaatcaagaactcaatgagaagatcaaacctaaggataataggtatagaagagagtgatgactcccagctcaaaggaccagtaaatatcttcaccaaaatcatagaagaaaacttccttaacctaaagaaacagatgcccataaacatacaagaagcctacagaacacgaaatagattggaccagaaaagaaactcctcccgtcacataatagtcaaaacaccaaatgcacaaaatgaagaaagaatattaaaagcagtaagggaaaaaggtcaagtaacatataaaggcagacctatcagaatcataccagacttctcaccagagactgtgaaagccagaagatcctggacagatgtcatacagaccctaagagaatacaaatgccagcccaggttactgtatcctgcaaaactctcaattaacatagatggagaaaccaagatattccatgacaaaactaatttacacaatatctttctacatccagccctacaaatgataataaatggtaaagcccaatataaggaagcaagcttcaccctagaaaaagcaagaaactaa